The following coding sequences lie in one Salvelinus fontinalis isolate EN_2023a chromosome 21, ASM2944872v1, whole genome shotgun sequence genomic window:
- the LOC129818344 gene encoding uncharacterized protein LOC129818344, which yields MAHGKNQDERPSEQGEEMEEETFLKDLHLYMKKRNTPIEKIPHLGFKQIGLFMMYKTVKSLGGYHQVTAQQMWKQVYNTLGGNPRSTSAATCTRRHYEKLLLPYECHVRGEDYMEVLPQCQQKRLHYSRLSEQDECPRTAKRSMTYGALQTSLHQNPHNFLTDSRVRIIPLPVHYRQYYHHPVHPVHPDLLPYVHPPLTPSSHPSSLPSPQRQTERAKQPLERLRFLANQYKDSSGWAEPLNLSHKKTGQESGGHPASSFAPPPSNISPRFLNTVSPLTSPLAGYKDEGCETPEGEVPLGKTHLYPLATRDDYVINLTSSSSGGSSRSPTSASSPCMKKEYPVPSPLQSCRDSAPSMVHVPKLQKRECPDWPRGEWRGESPKHSPGPLNFSQALRSTPRGTEGRMEMQIPLAMLHDWVKGVLLCGPTGTQPGDLSLQGPTMGQTPGSEPRERERAQAWSDTSPTIATHADQVFHNHHKDQDRGSGDLRERSLEKHRNLPRPTTTTSPSTSHCRPMAPYQFSSYKPQPSGSIVRNPDSWKLDPREDTRRPYHPKLMYHQDLWDRAQPIPLKIHPSSQALEQDSVGHTSPGYCPGTSLGRVEKPYMALMVNPSFPSLVPLTPEELMKLKRLISSSS from the exons ATGGCCCATGGAAAGAACCAGGATGAGAGACCCTCAGAACAGGGCgaagagatggaagaggagaCCTTCCTCAAAGACCTCCATCTGTACATGAAGAAGAGAAATACACCCATAGAGAAAATACCACACCTGGGCTTCAAACAGA TCGGTCTGTTCATGATGTACAAGACTGTGAAAAGCTTGGGTGGCTACCAccag GTGACGGCCCAGCAGATGTGGAAGCAAGTATACAACACCCTGGGAGGAAACCCCAGAAGTACCAGTGCAGCCACCTGCACCCGTAGACACTATGAGAA GCTGCTTCTGCCATATGAGTGTCATGTAAGAGGAGAAGACTACATGGAGGTACTGCCACAATGCCAGCAGAAGCGTTTACATTACAGTAGGCTCAGTGAGCAGGACGAGTGCCCCAGGACAGCCAAGCGTAGCATGACGTACGGAGCTCTACAGACATCCCTGCACCAG AACCCCCATAACTTTCTGACAGACTCCAGAGTGAGGATCATCCCTCTGCCTGTGCACTACCGTCAGTACTATCACCACCCCGTCCACCCCGTCCACCCAGATCTGCTCCCCTATGTCCACCCACCTCTGACCCCCAGCAGCCACCCCAGcagcctcccctcccctcaaagacagacagagagggccaAGCAGCCTCTGGAGCGCCTACGCTTCCTGGCTAACCAGTACAAGGACTCCTCAGGCTGGGCTGAGCCACTCAACCTCAGTCACAAGAAGACTGGTCAGGAGTCAGGCGGTCACCCTGCTTCATCCTTCGCCCCTCCTCCCTCCAACATCTCCCCAAGGTTCTTGAATACGGTCTCACCTCTAACCAGCCCCTTGGCGGGGTACAAAGATGAGGGCTGTGAGACGCCGGAGGGGGAGGTGCCCCTGGGGAAAACCCACCTCTACCCCTTGGCGACCAGAGACGACTACGTCATCAAcctcacttcctcctcctctgGCGGTTCCTCCCGCAGCCCGACCTCAGCCTCCAGCCCATGCATGAAGAAAGAGTACCCTGTCCCCTCTCCGCTGCAGAGTTGCAGGGATAGTGCCCCCTCCATGGTTCACGTCCCCAAACTCCAGAAGAGAGAATGCCCAGATTGGCCcaggggggagtggagaggggaaAGCCCCAAGCACAGTCCAGGGCCTCTCAATTTTAGTCAAGCTCTGCGCAGTACCcccagggggacagagggaaggatggagatgCAGATCCCGCTGGCGATGCTCCATGACTGGGTAAAAGGAGTTCTGCTGTGTGGGCCTACTGGCACCCAGCCTGGGGATCTATCACTGCAGGGTCCAACCATGGGCCAGACCCCAGGCTCAGAGcccagggagagggaaagggcaCAGGCCTGGTCTGACACCTCTCCCACCATTGCTACCCATGCTGACCAGGTCTTCCACAACCATCACAAAGACCAGGATAGGGGTTCTGGGGATCTGAGAGAGAGGAGTCTGGAGAAGCACAGGAACCTGCCTaggcccaccaccaccacctcccctaGTACCAGTCACTGCCGCCCCATGGCGCCCTACCAGTTCTCCAGCTACAAGCCTCAGCCATCAGGGAGCATCGTCCGTAACCCGGACAGCTGGAAATTGGATCCCAGGGAGGACACCAGGAGGCCCTACCACCCAAAACTCATGTACCACCAGGATCTATGGGATAGAGCCCAGCCAATCCCCTTAAAGATCCACCCCAGCAGCCAGGCTCTGGAGCAGGATAGTGTAGGCCACACATCCCCGGGCTATTGTCCAGGCACATCACTGGGAAGGGTGGAGAAACCTTATATGGCTCTGATGGTGAACCCCTCATTTCCCTCTCTGGTGCCACTGACACCTGAGGAGTTAATGAAGTTAAAGAGGCTCATCTCAAGCTCCTCATGA